One segment of Calypte anna isolate BGI_N300 chromosome 4A, bCalAnn1_v1.p, whole genome shotgun sequence DNA contains the following:
- the ALB gene encoding serum albumin: MKWVTLISLIFLFSSAASRNLQRVARGTEHKSEIAHRYKDLKEETFKAVTLITFAQYLQRCSYEGLSKLVKNVVDLAQKCVANEDAPECSKSLPSIFLDEICQVEKLRDSYGAMADCCGKADPDRNQCFLSFKVPQPDFVQPYQRPAADQICKEYQDNRVSLLGHFIYSVGRRNPFLYAPTILSLAADYEHALQVCCKENDVSACLDEKATAIKEKAKKASMKHQYSCGILKKFGERTFKADKLVKVSQKYPKAPFSEVTKILGDITGIYEECCDGDMVECMDDRAELMSYICSKQDVFSSKIKECCEKPVVEQSQCIIESDMDDKPEDLPSLAEKYIQDKEVCKSFERDHDGFLSEFLYEYSRRHPEFSSQLILRIAKGYENLLEKCCKTDNPAECYGNAQEELNKHIQETQDVVKTNCELLNTHGEADFLKAILIRYTKKMPQVSTDTLVEIGKKMTAVGTKCCQLPEDRRLPCSEGYLSIVIQDMCRRQETTPINDNVSHCCSDSYSNRRPCFTSMGVDAKYVPPAFNPDMFNFDETLCTASPAERESGQMKLLVNLIKRKPQMTEEQIKTIADGFSAMVDKCCKESDVGSCLGEEGANLIVQSRATLGIGA; encoded by the exons ATGAAGTGGGTaacattaatttcattaatttttctctttagttCTGCTGCATCCAGAAATCTGCAAAGAGTTGCTCGAGGCACAG AACACAAGAGTGAGATTGCCCACCGGTACAAGGACTTGAAGGAAGAGACATTTAAGGCAGT CACCCTGATCACATTTGCCCAGTACCTCCAGAGATGTTCTTATGAAGGACTGTCCAAGCTGGTGAAGAATGTTGTTGACCTGGCACAGAAGTGTGTGGCCAACGAGGATGCTCCTGAGTGCTCAAAATCACTG CCCTCCATTTTCCTGGATGAAATCTGCCAAGTGGAAAAGCTCCGTGACTCCTATGGTGCAATGGCTGACTGCTGTGGGAAGGCTGACCCTGACAGAAACCAGTGTTTCCTCTCATTTAAAGTTCCCCAGCCAGACTTTGTTCAGCCATACCAAAGACCTGCTGCTGATCAGATCTGCAAGGAGTACCAGGACAACAGGGTCTCCCTCCTGGGACA tttcATCTATAGTGTTGGAAGAAGGAACCCCTTCCTGTATGCCCCAACCATCCTCAGCCTTGCTGCTGATTATGAACATGCACTTCAAGTCTGCTGCAAGGAGAATGATGTCAGTGCTTGCTTGGATGAGAAG GCAACTGCcattaaagaaaaagccaagaaagCCAGTATGAAGCACCAATATTCTTGTGGAATCCTCAAAAAGTTTGGTGAGAGAACCTTCAAAGCAGA CAAACTTGTTAAAGTGAGCCAGAAATATCCCAAGGCTCCATTCTCAGAGGTGACTAAAATCCTAGGTGATATTACTGGTATCTACGAAGAGTGCTGTGATGGGGACATGGTAGAGTGCATGGATGACAGG GCAGAGCTTATGAGCTATATTTGCTCTAAACAAGATGTTTTCTCAAGTAAAATCAAAGAGTGCTGTGAGAAGCCAGTTGTGGAACAAAGCCAGTGCATTATTGAGTCAGACATGGATGACAAACCTGAAGACCTCCCTTCACTAGCTGAAAAATACATACAAGATAAGGAAGTGTGCAAGAGCTTTGAGAGAGACCATGATGGATTCTTGTCAGA GTTTCTCTATGAATACTCACGCAGACACCCCGAGTTCTCCTCACAGCTGATCCTGAGAATTGCTAAGGGTTATGAAAACCTCCTGGAAAAGTGCTGCAAAACAGACAACCCTGCTGAGTGCTACGGAAATGCT CAAGAGGAACTGAACAAACACATCCAAGAGACTCAGGATGTTGTCAAGACAAACTGTGAGCTGCTGAACACCCACGGCGAGGCAGACTTCCTCAAAGC GATTCTGATCCGCTACACCAAGAAAATGCCTCAGGTATCAACTGATACCTTGGTTGAAATTGGGAAGAAAATGACAGCTGTTGGTACTAaatgctgccagctccctgagGACAGGCGCCTCCCTTGCTCTGAAGGATAT CTCAGCATTGTCATTCAGGACATGTGCAGGAGACAGGAGACCACTCCTATCAATGACAACGTTTCACACTGCTGCAGTGACTCCTACTCTAACAGGAGACCCTGTTTCACTAGCATGGGAGTAGATGCCAAATATGTGCCCCCAGCATTTAACCCTGACATGTTCAACTTCGACGAAACACTGTGCACTGCTTCTCCTGCTGAACGGGAATCAGGGCAGATGAA actgCTTGTCAACCTCATTAAGCGCAAGCCCCAGATGACAGAAGAACAAATCAAGACAATTGCTGATGGTTTCTCTGCCATGGTAGACAAGTGCTGCAAGGAATCAGATGTTGGGTCATGCCTTGGGGAAGAG GGTGCAAACCTAattgtccagagcagagccacatTAGGAATTGGTGCATGA